One Hemibagrus wyckioides isolate EC202008001 linkage group LG07, SWU_Hwy_1.0, whole genome shotgun sequence DNA segment encodes these proteins:
- the ppp1r15a gene encoding protein phosphatase 1 regulatory subunit 15A produces MGSFSTLLHYLFPCWRPKQPSLVKLDIFPAMTKTVEIRPFGSYREKSVHVVLQNICFFLCEVFRKVIHHCMTVTELLSTNMFFLFTRETVVMTRDSEIKMTTMTVKATIHSDQLAVADALLSDWLECQSEKQDDHRNCETEWSEEEDLSDDGVSEMSLENKELWESFLNNSDPYNPLCISCPTGVKVSDSDHNDVEEEEEEEPALSHQERDHTEWSEEEDSGWSDEEDSEMSPENKALWESFLNNSDSYNPLSLSCPSGDKIKASEVQQNHTLSSPTAREVVDHTPEQSTKGSAKKVRFSEEVTVHTLDAWGLASQAARDGSCWMEMARDRDRFKRRVEKAGEIISPCLTAQHRARVLDRLLSHSELYESSMNNRDLYNPLPIPCPTEDQVCASDNDHNEEKKPLPLSHQDEDNTEWSEEEDSDWSDEDSEMSVENRELWESFLYNSDPFHPLCFSCPTGVKVSDSDDDEEEEEEHALSHQEKDNSEWNEEEDSDWSDEEDSEMSPENKALWESFLNNSDPYNPLSLSCSIGIKIKPLEIQPNHTPSNPTAREVEDHTPEQSTKGNAKKVRFSEETAHTLEAWGCASQAARDGL; encoded by the exons ATGGGATCATTTTCAACCCTTCTGCATTATCTATTCCCTTGTTGGAGGCCAAAACAACCGTCCTTGGTGAAGCTTGATATTTTTCCCGCCATGACAAAGACAGTTGAAATCCGACCCTTCGGCTCATACAGGGAAAAGTCAGTGCATGTTGTGTTACAGAACATTTGCTTTTTCCTTTGTGAGGTCTTCAGGAAAGTCATACATCACTGTATGACTGTTACAGAGTTACTTAGCACAAACATGTTTTTCTTGTTTACCAGAGAAACAGTGGTCATGACCAGGGACAGTGAAATCAAAATGACCACAATGACTGTTAAGGCAACGATCCATTCGGATCAGCTGGCAGTGGCGGACGCCCTGCTCTCAGACTGGCTTGAGTGTCAGTCTGAAAAGCAGGATGATCATAGGAACTGTGAAACAGAATGGAGTGAGGAAGAAGACTTGTCAGATGATGGCGTCTCAGAGATGTCTCTAGAGAACAAAGAGTTGTGGGAGTCCTTCCTGAACAACAGTGATCCCTATAATCCACTCTGCATCTCCTGCCCTACTGGAGTAAAGGTTTCAGACAGTGATCATAATGatgtggaggaggaagaggaggaagaaccTGCTCTCAGTCATCAGGAGAGAGATCATACAGAATGGAGTGAGGAAGAGGATTCTGGTTGGTCAGATGAAGAAGATTCAGAGATGTCCCCAGAGAACAAAGCGTTGTGGGAGTCCTTCTTGAACAACAGTGATTCCTATAATCCACTTTCCCTCTCCTGCCCTTCTGGGGACAAAATAAAGGCATCAGAGGTTCAACAAAACCACACACTTTCAAGCCCCACAGCCAGAGAGGTTGTGGATCACACTCCTGAACAGAGCACAAAGGGAAGCGCTAAGAAG GTGCGTTTCAGTGAGGAGGTGACCGTACACACCCTCGACGCATGGGGCTTGGCAAGCCAGGCAGCACGAGATGGGTCGTGCTGGATGGAGATGGCGAGAGATCGAGACCGTTTCAAAAGGAGAGTGGAGAAAGCTGGAGAGATCATCAGCCCGTGTCTCACAGCTCAGCACAGAGCCAGAGTTTTGGACAGACTACTGAGCCACTCTGAGTTGTACGAGTCCTCCATGAACAACAGAGATCTTTACAATCCACTCCCCATCCCCTGCCCTACTGAAGACCAAGTGTGTGCTTCAGACAATGATCATAATGAGGAGAAGAAACCTCTTCCTCTTAGTCATCAAGATGAAGATAATACAGAATGGAGTGAGGAAgaggattctgattggtcagatgaagATTCGGAGATGTCCGTAGAGAACAGAGAGTTGTGGGAGTCCTTCCTGTACAACAGTGATCCCTTTCATCCACTCTGCTTCTCCTGCCCTACTGGAGTAAAGGTttcagacagtgatgatgatgaggaggaggaggaggaacatGCTCTCAGTCATCAGGAGAAAGATAATTCAGAATGGAATGAGGAAgaggattctgattggtcagatgaagAAGATTCAGAGATGTCCCCAGAGAACAAAGCGTTGTGGGAGTCCTTCCTGAACAACAGTGATCCCTATAATCCACTCTCCCTCTCCTGCTCTATTGGAATCAAAATAAAGCCACTAGAGATTCAACCAAACCACACACCTTCAAACCCCACAGCCAGAGAGGTTGAGGATCACACTCCTGAACAGAGCACAAAGGGAAACGCTAAGAAG GTGCGTTTTAGTGAGGAGACCGCACACACCCTCGAGGCATGGGGCTGTGCAAGCCAGGCAGCACGGGATGGGTTGTGA
- the LOC131356047 gene encoding leucine-rich melanocyte differentiation-associated protein, with amino-acid sequence MEVCESSVLEPGAPGSSIVEPGLKRLSFAYQSLQEIPYDVILKQRDTLEVLDLSYNLLDDPALLGELDKLSTLILDGNNYSTHVKFPYMPSLTTLWINKNKISNLPIIVEEIRCKFPNIKILSMMNNEAAPSYFNGGSLTQYIDYRQYVISQIPSLEVLDDTEVQEKERAQARKTYRMQKSRDGSKRRKELHR; translated from the exons atggaggtgtgtgagagtagTGTACTGGAGCCAGGGGCCCCAGGGAGCTCTATTGTAGAGCCAGGGCTGAAGAGGCTCTCCTTTGCATACCAGAGCCTGCAGGAGATTCCTTATGATGTCATTCTCAAACAACGGGACACCCTAGAGGTCCTGGACCTCAGTTATAACCTGCTGGATGA CCCAGCTCTTCTGGGGGAACTGGACAAGCTGAGTACTCTCATCCTGGATGGCAACAACTACAGCACTCATGTCAAGTTCCCCTACATGCCAAGTCTCACTACACTGTGGATCAACAAGAACAAAATAAGCAACCTTCCCATTATAGTTGAAGAGATACGTTGCAAGTTTCCCAATATCAA GATACTTAGTATGATGAACAATGAGGCAGCACCCAGTTACTTTAATGGAGGCAGCCTGACCCAGTACATTGATTACAG GCAGTATGTTATCAGTCAGATCCCCAGTCTGGAAGTGCTGGATGACACAGAGGtgcaggagaaagagagagcacaGGCCAGGAAGACTTACAGGATGCAGAAGAGCAGAGATGGTAGTAAAAGGAGGAAGGAGCTCCATCGCTGA
- the aco1 gene encoding cytoplasmic aconitate hydratase, with the protein MSNPYAHITEPLNSQKPDCKFFNLRKLEDPRYERLPFSIRVLLESAVRNCDEFLVKKEDVERILNWKQTQMQTVEVPFRPARVILQDFTGVPAVVDFAAMRDAVKKLGGDPEKINPVCPADLVIDHSIQVDFNRKSDSLQKNQELEFERNKERFEFLKWGSKAFQNMRIIPPGSGIVHQVNLEYLARVVFQQDGYYYPDSLVGTDSHTTMIDGLGVLGWGVGGIEAEAVMLGQPISMVLPEVIGYKLQGTPNKYITSTDIVLTVTKHLRQVGVVGKFVEFFGPGVAQLSIADRATIANMCPEYGATAAFFPVDHISVQYLEQTGRDAEKLSYITQYLKAVGMFRDYSNEAQDPEFTKVVELDLSTVDPCCSGPKRPQDKVSVSEMKQDFETCLGAKQGFKGFQVPAERHHVSIPFQYNGVDYSLSHGSVVIAAITSCTNTSNPSVMLGAGLLAKKAIQCGLSVKPYIKTSLSPGSGVVTYYLKESGVMEYLSELGFDVVGYGCMTCIGNSGPLPEPVVEAITQGDLVAAGILSGNRNFEGRVHPNTRANYLASPPLVIAYAIAGTIRIDFEKEPIAVNPEGKEIFLRDIWPTREEIQCVERKFVIPAMFKEVYEKVEKVNERWNSLNAPSDKLYTWDPKSTYIKSPPFFDGLSRELPKHKSIIDAYVLLNLGDSVTTDHISPAGNIARSSPAARYLTSRGLTPREFNSYGSRRGNDAVMARGTFANIRLFNKFLNKQAPCTIYLPTGETLDVYDAAEKYQEAGFPLLLLAGKEYGSGSSRDWAAKGPFLLGISAVLAESYERIHRSNLVGMGIIPLEYLPGQTADSLGLTGRERYTVVIPEKLTPRMIVDIKLDNGKTFQARMRFDTDVELTYFHHGGILNYMIRKMTEK; encoded by the exons ATGAGTAACCCTTACGCACACATCACTGAGCCTCTGAACTCCCAGAAGCCTGATTGCAAGTTTTTCAATCTCAGGAAGCTTGAAGACCCCCGATATG AACGCCTGCCTTTCTCCATCCGTGTGCTGCTGGAGTCAGCGGTGAGGAACTGCGATGAGTTCCTGGTAAAGAAGGAAGATGTGGAGCGCATCCTCAACTGGAAGCAGACCCAGATGCAGACGGTGGAGGTGCCCTTCAGGCCTGCCCGCGTCATCTTGCAGGACTTCAC TGGGGTTCCTGCAGTGGTGGATTTTGCAGCAATGCGTGATGCAGTAAAGAAGCTGGGTGGAGATCCAGAGAAGATCAACCCTGTGTGTCCTGCTGACCTAGTCATTGACCATTCCATCCAGGTGGACTTCAACAGGAA GTCTGACAGTCTTCAGAAAAACCAAGAACTTGAATTTGAAAGAAACAAGGAACGTTTTGAGTTTTTAAAG TGGGGTTCCAAAGCATTCCAGAATATGCGCATCATCCCTCCAGGATCGGGAATTGTGCATCAGGTAAACCTGGAATACCTAGCCCGGGTCGTGTTTCAGCAGGATGGCTACTATTACCCTGACAGTCTAGTGGGCACTGATTCGCACACAACCATGATCGATGGCTTGGGGGTGCTGGGCTGGG GCGTGGGAGGTATTGAAGCTGAGGCGGTTATGTTGGGTCAGCCAATCAGTATGGTCCTCCCAGAGGTCATTGGGTACAAACTCCAGGGCACACCAAACAAATACATCACCTCCACTGATATTGTCCTAACTGTCACTaag CATTTGCGTCAGGTTGGTGTGGTAGGGAAGTTTGTGGAGTTCTTTGGGCCTGGTGTGGCTCAGCTTTCTATCGCAGATCGAGCCACTATTGCCAACATGTGCCCTGAGTATGGTGCTACTGCTGCCTTCTTCCCTGTTGACCACATCAGTGTGCAGTATCTCGAGCAGACAG gGCGAGATGCTGAAAAGCTCAGttacattacacaatacctgAAAGCAGTTGGTATGTTTAGGGACTACAGCAATGAGGCTCAGGATCCAGAATTTACAAAG GTTGTTGAACTTGATCTCAGCACAGTTGACCCTTGCTGCAGTGGACCGAAGCGACCGCAGGACAAAGTGTCCGTGTCGGAAATGAAGCAGGACTTTGAAACTTGTTTAGGAGCCAAG CAAGGCTTTAAGGGGTTTCAGGTGCCAGCTGAACGCCACCATGTCAGCATACCATTCCAGTATAATGGGGTGGACTATTCCCTCTCTCATGGTTCTGTGGTTATCGCTGCAATCACCAGCTGCACAAACACCAGCAACCCTTCTGTCATGCTTGGTGCAG GCCTCCTGGCAAAGAAAGCCATCCAGTGTGGCTTAAGTGTAAAGCCTTACATTAAGACCAGCCTGTCTCCTGGTAGTGGAGTGGTCACCTATTATCTGAAGGAAAGTGGTGTAATGGAATATCTTTCAGAATTAGG TTTTGATGTAGTGGGTTATGGCTGCATGACCTGCATAGGGAACAGTGGTCCTCTTCCAGAGCCAGTGGTAGAGGCCATCACCCAG GGAGATCTGGTAGCAGCAGGTATTCTTTCTGGGAACAGGAACTTCGAAGGTCGTGTACACCCCAACACCCGTGCCAACTACTTAGCTTCTCCTCCTCTGGTCATTGCTTATGCTATTGCAGGAACAATAAGGATTGACTTTGAAAAGGAGCCCATTG CGGTGAACCCTGAGGGGAAGGAAATTTTTCTAAGGGATATCTGGCCCACAAGAGAGGAGATCCAGTGTGTGGAAAGGAAGTTTGTTATCCCCGCCATGTTCAAAGAGGTCTATGAGAAAGTAGAG aaAGTTAATGAGCGCTGGAACTCTCTGAATGCTCCTTCTGACAAGCTCTACACCTGGGACCCTAAGTCCACCTACATCAAGTCTCCACCTTTTTTTGATGGACTG TCCAGAGAGCTTCCAAAGCACAAGTCTATTATCGATGCATATGTCCTTCTCAATTTGGGGGATTCAGTGACCACAGACCACATCTCTCCAGCCGGAAACATTGCCCGAAGCAGTCCTGCAGCTCGCTACCTGACCAGTCGTGG ACTAACACCTCGAGAGTTTAACTCGTATGGCTCCCGACGCGGTAACGATGCTGTCATGGCTCGGGGAACGTTCGCAAACATCCGCCTTTTCAACAAGTTCCTCAACAAGCAGGCACCTTGCACCATCTACTTACCTACAGGGGAGACG CTGGATGTGTATGATGCTGCAGAGAAGTACCAGGAGGCAGGTTTTCCACTACTGCTGCTGGCTGGGAAGGAGTATGGTTCAGGAAGCTCCAGAGACTGGGCTGCCAAAGGACCGTTCCTGTTG GGTATCAGCGCTGTGCTGGCAGAGAGCTACGAGCGCATCCATCGCAGTAACCTGGTGGGAATGGGGATCATTCCTCTGGAGTATCTGCCTGGACAAACGGCTGATAGCCTGGGGCTCACCGGCCGGGAGCGCTACACTGTGGTCATCCCTGAGAAGCTCACACCCAGAATGATTGTTGACATTAAG CTGGACAATGGAAAGACATTCCAGGCTAGGATGCGTTTCGACACCGACGTGGAGCTCACCTACTTCCACCACGGCGGCATCCTGAACTACATGATCCGCAAGATGACAGAAAAGTAG
- the sepsecs gene encoding O-phosphoseryl-tRNA(Sec) selenium transferase encodes MNEENFSVSEKLVSASYVRQGVQARRGHEQLIRTLLEQGKCPEEGWSESTIELFLNELAVMDSNNFLGNCGVGEREGRVASDLVARRHYRLIHGIGRSGDIAAVQPKAAGSSLLNKITNSVVLDVLRFSGVRSVSSCFVVPMATGMSLTLCFLTLRHRRPSARYILWPRIDQKSCFKSMVTAGFEPVVIENVLEGDELRTDLQAVEKKIEELGAENILCVHSTTSCFAPRVPDRLEELAVMCAKYSIPHIVNNAYGVQSSKCMHLIQQGARVGRIDAFVQSLDKNFMVPVGGAIIAGFDEDFIKEISKMYPGRASASPSLDVLITLLSLGARGYKKLLAERKELYTHLAQELKTLADRHGERLLNTPHNPISLAMSLDGLQANCDKAVTQLGSMLFTRQVSGARVVPLGAEQTVSGHTFRGFMSHSDAYPCPYLNAASAIGITKKDVELSIKRLDKCLKGLKKDTKGEKSESESSPSGPDDQTVP; translated from the exons ATGAATGAGGAAAActtcagtgtgagtgagaagcTGGTGTCCGCTTCCTATGTGCGGCAGGGTGTGCAGGCTCGCCGCGGTCATGAGCAACTCATCAGGACTCTGCTAGAGCAG GGCAAGTGTCCAGAGGAGGGATGGAGTGAAAGCACCATAGAGCTCTTTCTGAACGAGCTCGCCGTCATGGACAGTAATAATTTCTTAGGGAACTGTggagttggagagagagagggccgAGTAGCTTCTGACTTGGTGGCCCGAAGACATTACAG ACTGATCCACGGCATCGGCCGCTCTGGTGATATCGCCGCCGTTCAGCCGAAGGCCGCTGGCTCTAGTCTCCTCAACAAGATAACCAATTCAGTTGTCCTAGATGTTCTCAGATTTAGCG GTGTTAGAAGTGTGTCATCATGCTTTGTGGTGCCCATGGCTACTGGAATGAGCTTGACCTTGTGTTTCCTGACACTGCGACACAGGAGGCCGTCAGCACGCTACATTCTTTGGCCACGTATTGACCAGAAGTCCTGTTTCAAATCCATGGTCACTGCTG GGTTTGAGCCGGTGGTCATTGAAAATGTTCTGGAAGGAGATGAGCTGAGGACAGACCTGCAGGCTGTGGAGAAGAAGATTGAAGAGCTTGGAGCTGAGAATATCCTCTGTGTTCATtccaccacttcctgttttgcgCCACGCGTCCCTGACAG GTTGGAAGAGCTCGCTGTTATGTGTGCCAAATATAGCATCCCTCATATAGTCAACAATGCCTATGGAGTGCAGTCATCTAAATGCATGCACCTCATACAGCAG GGTGCACGAGTGGGCAGAATTGATGCCTTTGTTCAGAGCTTGGACAAAAATTTCATGGTTCCTGTTGGAGGTGCCATTATTGCAGGCTTTGACGAAGACTTCATTAAAGAGATCAGTAAAATGTACCCTG GTCGTGCATCAGCTTCCCCATCTCTGGATGTACTCATCACTCTGCTCAGCCTCGGGGCCAGAGGTTATAAGAAGCTCTTGGCTGAGAGAAAG GAGCTGTACACCCACCTGGCTCAGGAGCTGAAGACACTGGCTGATAGACATGGAGAGAGACTGCTGAACACACCACATAATCCCATATCACtgg CTATGTCCCTGGATGGACTTCAGGCTAACTGTGATAAAGCCGTTACCCAGCTGGGCTCCATGCTCTTCACCAGGCAGGTGTCGGGAGCCAG GGTTGTGCCACTGGGAGCTGAACAAACTGTGAGCGGACACACATTCCGTGGCTTCATGTCACATTCGGATGCCTACCCATGCCCATACCTTAATGCTGCTTCTGCTATCGGCATCACCAAAAAAGATGTGGAGCTCTCCATCAAAAGGCTGGACAAATGCCTCAAGGGTCTTAAGAAAGACACAAAGGGAGAGAAGTCTGAGTCAGAGTCCTCGCCTTCAGGTCCTGATGACCAAACTGTTCCCTGA